One genomic window of Haloferax mediterranei ATCC 33500 includes the following:
- a CDS encoding Cdc6/Cdc18 family protein — MITREEVFDVDAFVPADLVHRNHELNLLSTALSPIIEGNTGSNTIVTGPSGVGKTTTARYGLTQLEAEADVKTRYVNCWNDHRPWMLLYDILDEVGRVWDLHRQSTAQDILLKRLRESVDKPYVVILDEVDRIDDTGLLYSLDAIPELTLVLITNREQELFASMDERVHSRFRSGVRIYCEPYRVSELVEILDARVREGMQYGVSESILERIADHAAGDARVAIRSLYRAAKLAGDGEVTSVVVDEAVPLARGELRQKTTSQLKPHESTLLEIVREHGPLKMGELQPLYVEASSDDRTARSLRRDLRKLADYNLVEARGETNGRRYVGL, encoded by the coding sequence ATGATCACCCGAGAGGAGGTATTCGATGTCGACGCGTTCGTTCCCGCTGATCTTGTCCACCGAAACCACGAGCTAAACCTCCTCTCGACGGCCCTCTCACCGATTATCGAGGGGAACACTGGTTCGAATACAATCGTTACCGGGCCATCCGGCGTCGGGAAGACGACGACCGCGCGCTACGGACTCACCCAACTCGAAGCAGAGGCCGACGTGAAAACGAGGTACGTCAACTGCTGGAACGACCATCGGCCGTGGATGCTCCTCTACGACATCCTCGATGAAGTCGGGCGAGTGTGGGATTTGCACCGACAGTCGACGGCGCAGGATATCCTCCTGAAACGACTTCGAGAGTCGGTCGACAAGCCGTACGTCGTCATCCTCGACGAAGTCGACCGAATCGATGACACGGGTCTGCTGTACAGTCTGGACGCGATTCCGGAACTGACGCTCGTGTTAATTACGAATCGCGAGCAGGAGCTGTTCGCCTCGATGGACGAGCGTGTTCACTCGCGGTTCCGCTCCGGGGTTCGGATTTACTGCGAGCCATACCGGGTTTCGGAGTTGGTCGAGATTCTCGATGCTCGGGTTCGCGAGGGGATGCAGTACGGTGTTTCGGAGTCGATCCTGGAGCGGATTGCCGACCACGCAGCGGGTGACGCTCGAGTCGCGATTCGGTCGCTGTACCGGGCAGCGAAGCTGGCCGGTGATGGGGAGGTGACTTCGGTGGTTGTGGATGAGGCAGTTCCGTTAGCCCGTGGTGAGTTGCGGCAGAAGACGACAAGTCAACTGAAGCCGCACGAATCGACGCTCTTGGAGATTGTGCGGGAGCACGGGCCGCTGAAGATGGGTGAACTGCAGCCGTTGTATGTGGAGGCGTCTAGTGATGATCGGACGGCGCGGTCGTTACGGCGGGACTTGCGGAAGTTGGCTGATTATAATCTGGTCGAGGCGAGAGGGGAGACGAACGGGCGGCGGTATGTGGGGTTGTAG
- a CDS encoding tyrosine-type recombinase/integrase encodes MPSDPKQSVATLRKKLRNGNRGGCDRDRELLLDFSDELRLLREDYGHYRHEKLLRHNVRISENADTCLHETLVREREGDTEDDETFYDAKDAAKVVVRWIHDTYDIEDGSQETNRDYRVAFRLFAKHVTRGDDIPDTHSWVSTKTSRDYQPEPDEADMLDLERDVEAMIDAARNPRDKALIALQFEGGFRGGELYDMRVEDITDGKHSLKVRVDGKRGEHDVHLIMAVPYVKRWLAEHPGDREDYLWTKLTEPARFSYTRFLQCFKAAGERAGVRKPVTPTNFRKSNAYWLATREKSQAFIEDRQGRARGSPVISRYVAKFSGETQELQYAAMHGLEVVETETKDVAPVTCPRCEKETPRERGFCIHCNQSLDLEAKELLDQLGTAIDDKVVEADDADTRRDLLRARRTLDERPAMMDTDELHELASRFSLSDEA; translated from the coding sequence ATGCCTTCCGACCCGAAGCAGTCGGTCGCAACCCTCCGGAAGAAACTCCGGAACGGAAACCGCGGCGGGTGCGACCGCGACCGCGAACTTCTGCTTGACTTCTCGGACGAACTCCGCCTGTTGCGCGAAGACTACGGCCACTACCGACACGAGAAGCTTCTCAGACACAACGTCCGTATCAGCGAGAACGCAGACACCTGCCTCCACGAGACGCTCGTCAGAGAGCGGGAGGGCGACACCGAAGACGACGAGACGTTCTACGACGCCAAGGACGCCGCGAAGGTCGTCGTTCGCTGGATTCACGACACTTACGACATCGAAGACGGCTCCCAAGAGACGAACCGCGACTACCGCGTCGCGTTCCGCCTCTTCGCGAAGCACGTCACCCGCGGTGACGACATCCCCGACACTCACTCGTGGGTCTCGACGAAGACCAGCCGGGACTACCAGCCGGAACCCGACGAGGCCGACATGCTCGACCTCGAACGCGATGTCGAGGCGATGATCGACGCGGCGCGGAACCCCCGCGACAAGGCGCTCATCGCGCTGCAGTTTGAGGGCGGCTTCCGCGGCGGCGAACTCTACGACATGCGCGTTGAGGACATCACCGACGGAAAGCACTCGCTGAAGGTTCGCGTCGACGGGAAGCGCGGCGAACACGACGTGCACCTCATCATGGCCGTTCCGTACGTCAAGCGATGGCTCGCCGAGCACCCCGGCGACCGCGAGGACTACCTCTGGACGAAGCTCACCGAGCCGGCTCGATTCAGCTACACGCGCTTCCTCCAGTGTTTCAAGGCCGCGGGCGAGCGCGCTGGCGTTCGGAAGCCCGTCACGCCGACGAACTTCCGGAAGTCGAACGCCTACTGGCTCGCGACGCGCGAGAAGTCCCAAGCGTTCATCGAGGACCGGCAGGGTCGCGCCCGCGGGTCGCCCGTCATCTCTCGGTACGTGGCGAAGTTCTCCGGGGAGACGCAGGAACTCCAGTACGCCGCGATGCACGGGCTCGAAGTCGTCGAAACGGAGACGAAAGATGTCGCGCCCGTCACGTGCCCGCGTTGCGAGAAAGAGACGCCACGCGAGCGGGGCTTTTGCATTCACTGCAATCAGTCGCTCGACCTCGAAGCGAAGGAACTGCTCGACCAGCTCGGGACGGCCATCGACGACAAGGTGGTCGAGGCGGACGACGCCGACACTCGGCGCGACCTGCTTCGCGCCCGGCGGACGCTCGACGAGCGCCCGGCGATGATGGACACCGACGAGCTTCACGAGTTGGCCTCCCGGTTTTCCCTCTCTGACGAGGCCTGA
- a CDS encoding DUF4268 domain-containing protein, protein MPEFASLESQDVREHWAHEEDDFTPWLAKQIGAETPSHLENVLGLDLEVVEKEKSVGKYNVDIFAKVVDDRRNVVIENQLESSDHDHLGKSLAYAAGVDADIIVWIAPSFNDEHVDALRWLNENSREGVDLFAIKLEVWRIGESDPAVRLNPIEKPSEWKEKAKRSPKELTETKKLQEEFWTSFRDKIESEETNLRARKAYPQHWYNNPVGKTGFKLSFTINTVEDRIYARFIIKNDPEIYWQLEKEREEIEAKFEDELSWDEPEETHGGNERSKIKVSRPAQLTNKQEWDTYLNWLMEQGGQFHEVVVPRVQRLV, encoded by the coding sequence ATGCCCGAATTCGCCTCACTCGAATCTCAAGATGTCCGGGAGCACTGGGCACACGAAGAGGATGATTTCACTCCGTGGCTTGCGAAGCAGATCGGAGCGGAGACACCATCTCACTTGGAAAACGTCCTTGGGTTGGACTTAGAGGTTGTCGAAAAAGAAAAGAGTGTCGGAAAGTACAATGTCGACATCTTCGCGAAAGTCGTCGACGACCGCCGAAACGTCGTCATCGAGAACCAACTCGAGAGTTCCGACCACGACCATCTCGGGAAATCGCTCGCATATGCAGCGGGCGTCGACGCTGATATCATCGTTTGGATCGCTCCGTCGTTCAACGATGAGCACGTCGACGCTCTCCGCTGGCTAAACGAAAACAGTCGAGAGGGAGTCGATTTGTTCGCGATCAAGCTGGAGGTATGGCGAATTGGTGAGTCTGATCCTGCAGTTCGCCTCAACCCAATCGAAAAGCCGAGTGAGTGGAAAGAAAAAGCAAAGCGAAGCCCGAAAGAGCTCACAGAGACGAAGAAACTCCAAGAGGAGTTCTGGACGTCTTTCCGAGATAAGATCGAGTCCGAAGAAACGAATCTCAGAGCCCGGAAAGCATACCCTCAGCATTGGTACAACAATCCCGTCGGGAAGACTGGGTTCAAACTCTCGTTCACAATCAACACCGTCGAAGACAGGATTTACGCCCGGTTCATTATCAAGAACGACCCAGAGATTTATTGGCAACTTGAAAAAGAACGAGAAGAGATTGAGGCGAAGTTCGAAGACGAGCTATCCTGGGACGAGCCAGAAGAGACGCACGGTGGAAACGAGCGAAGCAAAATCAAGGTGTCGCGCCCCGCACAGCTCACCAATAAGCAAGAGTGGGATACGTATCTAAATTGGCTCATGGAACAGGGAGGACAGTTCCACGAAGTAGTCGTTCCCCGGGTTCAGAGGCTCGTTTGA